In the Populus trichocarpa isolate Nisqually-1 chromosome 1, P.trichocarpa_v4.1, whole genome shotgun sequence genome, one interval contains:
- the LOC7467689 gene encoding protein WVD2-like 7 isoform X3, translating into MGDTTCVMQPFSYAAGISNDAKEGNPIHALGQSISFGRFMSDSLSWEKWSSFSHNRYVEEAEKFSRPGSVAQKKAFFEAHYRNLAARKAAALLEQANAEANNVQEPENEGGIHDKTTQDSLTVATNSQEAGDREEVHVQQVNCEASFVADDNTRTSNVDMERFESSNVEEVEPSAENEILVENCVKNETLNQIVKVDNKEEVKEMELSVSKQMEKPLLKDFMSCKDDAASMSKKKPAVSSSKSSIYDKASKLPSTPAKPAPSVRAKKENTATPISKKSALESVERRKPTPKSTHKSMNFTPAREFNRITSSIIRKIDNSRVGSHSKSSKDCPTPSRTPMMMVSIAESKHPLATPQSEKRRAKTPLHPSTSGSKTVRSKWHFLPKENRSQSPSASIPFSFRTEERAARRKEKLEEKFNAYQAQKVQLQVTLKEKAETELKRLRQSLCFKARPLPDFYKQRVAPNNQMEKVPLTHSESPEPGRKMTPSKIRSASQLPQWSSLKNSGSKDAMQKKSDNPRSLASRLKASPHENTSPNIQHE; encoded by the exons ATGGGGGACACAACTTGTGTCATGCAACCATTCTCTTACGCCGCAGGCATTTCTAATGACGCCAAAGAG GGGAACCCAATTCATGCGCTTGGACAGTCGATCTCGTTTGGGAGGTTCATGTCAGATTCCTTATCTTGGGAGAAATGGTCAAGCTTCTCTCATAACCGATATGTTGAAGAGGCTGAGAAATTCTCAAGACCTGGCTCAGTTGCGCAGAAAAAGGCTTTCTTTGAAGCACATTATAGGAATCTTGCTGCAAGAAAGGCAGCAGCTTTGCTTGAGCAAGCAAATGCAGAAGCAAACAATGTGCAGGAGCCTGAAAATGAGGGTGGAATTCATGATAAGACAACCCAAGATTCACTAACAGTGGCCACAAACTCCCAAGAAGCTGGTGATCGGGAAGAGGTACATGTGCAACAAGTAAATTGTGAAGCAAGTTTTGTTGCTGATGACAATACTCGTACCTCTAATGTTGATATGGAAAGATTTGAAAGCAGCAATGTGGAAGAAGTTGAACCATCGGCCGAAAACGAGATTCTTGTGGAGAATTGTGTTAAGAACGAGACTTTAAACCAGATTGTGAAGGTCGATAACAAGGAGGAGGTTAAAGAAATGGAGCTTAGTGTATCAAAACAAATGGAGAAACCTCTATTAAAG GATTTCATGTCTTGTAAAGATGATGCTGCATCAATGAGCAAGAAGAAACCAGCAGTCTCTTCCTCTAAGTCTTCGATTTATGATAAAGCATCTAAGCTGCCATCCACTCCAGCTAAACCTGCACCTTCAGTTCGTgcgaaaaaagaaaacactgcTACTCCAATCAGCAAGAAGTCTGCATTAGAGTCAGTGGAAAGAAGAAAACCAACTCCAAAATCAACTCATAAGTCGATGAACTTCACTCCTGCCAGAGAATTTAATAGAATCACTTCATCAATTATCAGGAAGATTGATAATTCTAGAGTTGGTTCTCATTCTAAGTCATCTAAAGATTGCCCAACTCCTTCAAGAACTCCAATGATGATG GTGTCTATTGCAGAATCAAAGCATCCTTTAGCCACCCCTCAGTCAGAAAAAAGAAG GGCAAAAACACCTCTTCACCCCTCGACATCAGGAAGCAAAACAGTTCGCTCAAAATGGCATTTCCTCCCAAAAGA AAACAGATCTCAGTCCCCGAGTGCATCTATACCCTTCAGCTTCAGGACTGAAGAAAGAGCTGCAAGAAGAAAGGAG AAGCTGGAAGAAAAATTCAATGCCTATCAGGCACAAAAAGTGCAGCTACAAGTAACACTCAAG GAAAAAGCAGAAACAGAACTTAAAAGACTGCGACAAAGCCTTTGCTTCAAGGCCAGGCCGCTACCTGATTTTTATAAACAGAGAGTAGCACCAAACAATCAGATGGAAAAG GTTCCACTGACTCATTCTGAATCACCTGAGCCTGGAAGAAAAATGACTCCCAGCAAGATACGGAGCGCCTCTCAACTTCCTCAATGGTCTTCACTCAAGAACAGTGGTTCCAAAGATGCAATGCAAAAGAAAAGTGATAACCCACGTTCTCTAGCTTCACGACTCAAAGCAAGTCCTCATGAGAATACATCTCCAAATATTCAGCATGAATGA
- the LOC7467689 gene encoding protein WVD2-like 7 isoform X2, translating to MGDTTCVMQPFSYAAGISNDAKEGNPIHALGQSISFGRFMSDSLSWEKWSSFSHNRYVEEAEKFSRPGSVAQKKAFFEAHYRNLAARKAAALLEQANAEANNVQEPENEGGIHDKTTQDSLTVATNSQEAGDREEVHVQQVNCEASFVADDNTRTSNVDMERFESSNVEEVEPSAENEILVENCVKNETLNQIVKVDNKEEVKEMELSVSKQMEKPLLKDFMSCKDDAASMSKKKPAVSSSKSSIYDKASKLPSTPAKPAPSVRAKKENTATPISKKSALESVERRKPTPKSTHKSMNFTPAREFNRITSSIIRKIDNSRVGSHSKSSKDCPTPSRTPMMMVSIAESKHPLATPQSEKRRAKTPLHPSTSGSKTVRSKWHFLPKDRNRSQSPSASIPFSFRTEERAARRKEKLEEKFNAYQAQKVQLQVTLKEKAETELKRLRQSLCFKARPLPDFYKQRVAPNNQMEKVPLTHSESPEPGRKMTPSKIRSASQLPQWSSLKNSGSKDAMQKKSDNPRSLASRLKASPHENTSPNIQHE from the exons ATGGGGGACACAACTTGTGTCATGCAACCATTCTCTTACGCCGCAGGCATTTCTAATGACGCCAAAGAG GGGAACCCAATTCATGCGCTTGGACAGTCGATCTCGTTTGGGAGGTTCATGTCAGATTCCTTATCTTGGGAGAAATGGTCAAGCTTCTCTCATAACCGATATGTTGAAGAGGCTGAGAAATTCTCAAGACCTGGCTCAGTTGCGCAGAAAAAGGCTTTCTTTGAAGCACATTATAGGAATCTTGCTGCAAGAAAGGCAGCAGCTTTGCTTGAGCAAGCAAATGCAGAAGCAAACAATGTGCAGGAGCCTGAAAATGAGGGTGGAATTCATGATAAGACAACCCAAGATTCACTAACAGTGGCCACAAACTCCCAAGAAGCTGGTGATCGGGAAGAGGTACATGTGCAACAAGTAAATTGTGAAGCAAGTTTTGTTGCTGATGACAATACTCGTACCTCTAATGTTGATATGGAAAGATTTGAAAGCAGCAATGTGGAAGAAGTTGAACCATCGGCCGAAAACGAGATTCTTGTGGAGAATTGTGTTAAGAACGAGACTTTAAACCAGATTGTGAAGGTCGATAACAAGGAGGAGGTTAAAGAAATGGAGCTTAGTGTATCAAAACAAATGGAGAAACCTCTATTAAAG GATTTCATGTCTTGTAAAGATGATGCTGCATCAATGAGCAAGAAGAAACCAGCAGTCTCTTCCTCTAAGTCTTCGATTTATGATAAAGCATCTAAGCTGCCATCCACTCCAGCTAAACCTGCACCTTCAGTTCGTgcgaaaaaagaaaacactgcTACTCCAATCAGCAAGAAGTCTGCATTAGAGTCAGTGGAAAGAAGAAAACCAACTCCAAAATCAACTCATAAGTCGATGAACTTCACTCCTGCCAGAGAATTTAATAGAATCACTTCATCAATTATCAGGAAGATTGATAATTCTAGAGTTGGTTCTCATTCTAAGTCATCTAAAGATTGCCCAACTCCTTCAAGAACTCCAATGATGATG GTGTCTATTGCAGAATCAAAGCATCCTTTAGCCACCCCTCAGTCAGAAAAAAGAAG GGCAAAAACACCTCTTCACCCCTCGACATCAGGAAGCAAAACAGTTCGCTCAAAATGGCATTTCCTCCCAAAAGA CAGAAACAGATCTCAGTCCCCGAGTGCATCTATACCCTTCAGCTTCAGGACTGAAGAAAGAGCTGCAAGAAGAAAGGAG AAGCTGGAAGAAAAATTCAATGCCTATCAGGCACAAAAAGTGCAGCTACAAGTAACACTCAAG GAAAAAGCAGAAACAGAACTTAAAAGACTGCGACAAAGCCTTTGCTTCAAGGCCAGGCCGCTACCTGATTTTTATAAACAGAGAGTAGCACCAAACAATCAGATGGAAAAG GTTCCACTGACTCATTCTGAATCACCTGAGCCTGGAAGAAAAATGACTCCCAGCAAGATACGGAGCGCCTCTCAACTTCCTCAATGGTCTTCACTCAAGAACAGTGGTTCCAAAGATGCAATGCAAAAGAAAAGTGATAACCCACGTTCTCTAGCTTCACGACTCAAAGCAAGTCCTCATGAGAATACATCTCCAAATATTCAGCATGAATGA
- the LOC7467689 gene encoding protein WVD2-like 7 isoform X1, with translation MGDTTCVMQPFSYAAGISNDAKEGNPIHALGQSISFGRFMSDSLSWEKWSSFSHNRYVEEAEKFSRPGSVAQKKAFFEAHYRNLAARKAAALLEQANAEANNVQEPENEGGIHDKTTQDSLTVATNSQEAGDREEVHVQQVNCEASFVADDNTRTSNVDMERFESSNVEEVEPSAENEILVENCVKNETLNQIVKVDNKEEVKEMELSVSKQMEKPLLKDFMSCKDDAASMSKKKPAVSSSKSSIYDKASKLPSTPAKPAPSVRAKKENTATPISKKSALESVERRKPTPKSTHKSMNFTPAREFNRITSSIIRKIDNSRVGSHSKSSKDCPTPSRTPMMMVSIAESKHPLATPQSEKRRAKTPLHPSTSGSKTVRSKWHFLPKDCSMFMTSSRNRSQSPSASIPFSFRTEERAARRKEKLEEKFNAYQAQKVQLQVTLKEKAETELKRLRQSLCFKARPLPDFYKQRVAPNNQMEKVPLTHSESPEPGRKMTPSKIRSASQLPQWSSLKNSGSKDAMQKKSDNPRSLASRLKASPHENTSPNIQHE, from the exons ATGGGGGACACAACTTGTGTCATGCAACCATTCTCTTACGCCGCAGGCATTTCTAATGACGCCAAAGAG GGGAACCCAATTCATGCGCTTGGACAGTCGATCTCGTTTGGGAGGTTCATGTCAGATTCCTTATCTTGGGAGAAATGGTCAAGCTTCTCTCATAACCGATATGTTGAAGAGGCTGAGAAATTCTCAAGACCTGGCTCAGTTGCGCAGAAAAAGGCTTTCTTTGAAGCACATTATAGGAATCTTGCTGCAAGAAAGGCAGCAGCTTTGCTTGAGCAAGCAAATGCAGAAGCAAACAATGTGCAGGAGCCTGAAAATGAGGGTGGAATTCATGATAAGACAACCCAAGATTCACTAACAGTGGCCACAAACTCCCAAGAAGCTGGTGATCGGGAAGAGGTACATGTGCAACAAGTAAATTGTGAAGCAAGTTTTGTTGCTGATGACAATACTCGTACCTCTAATGTTGATATGGAAAGATTTGAAAGCAGCAATGTGGAAGAAGTTGAACCATCGGCCGAAAACGAGATTCTTGTGGAGAATTGTGTTAAGAACGAGACTTTAAACCAGATTGTGAAGGTCGATAACAAGGAGGAGGTTAAAGAAATGGAGCTTAGTGTATCAAAACAAATGGAGAAACCTCTATTAAAG GATTTCATGTCTTGTAAAGATGATGCTGCATCAATGAGCAAGAAGAAACCAGCAGTCTCTTCCTCTAAGTCTTCGATTTATGATAAAGCATCTAAGCTGCCATCCACTCCAGCTAAACCTGCACCTTCAGTTCGTgcgaaaaaagaaaacactgcTACTCCAATCAGCAAGAAGTCTGCATTAGAGTCAGTGGAAAGAAGAAAACCAACTCCAAAATCAACTCATAAGTCGATGAACTTCACTCCTGCCAGAGAATTTAATAGAATCACTTCATCAATTATCAGGAAGATTGATAATTCTAGAGTTGGTTCTCATTCTAAGTCATCTAAAGATTGCCCAACTCCTTCAAGAACTCCAATGATGATG GTGTCTATTGCAGAATCAAAGCATCCTTTAGCCACCCCTCAGTCAGAAAAAAGAAG GGCAAAAACACCTCTTCACCCCTCGACATCAGGAAGCAAAACAGTTCGCTCAAAATGGCATTTCCTCCCAAAAGA TTGTTCAATGTTTATGACTTCCAGCAGAAACAGATCTCAGTCCCCGAGTGCATCTATACCCTTCAGCTTCAGGACTGAAGAAAGAGCTGCAAGAAGAAAGGAG AAGCTGGAAGAAAAATTCAATGCCTATCAGGCACAAAAAGTGCAGCTACAAGTAACACTCAAG GAAAAAGCAGAAACAGAACTTAAAAGACTGCGACAAAGCCTTTGCTTCAAGGCCAGGCCGCTACCTGATTTTTATAAACAGAGAGTAGCACCAAACAATCAGATGGAAAAG GTTCCACTGACTCATTCTGAATCACCTGAGCCTGGAAGAAAAATGACTCCCAGCAAGATACGGAGCGCCTCTCAACTTCCTCAATGGTCTTCACTCAAGAACAGTGGTTCCAAAGATGCAATGCAAAAGAAAAGTGATAACCCACGTTCTCTAGCTTCACGACTCAAAGCAAGTCCTCATGAGAATACATCTCCAAATATTCAGCATGAATGA
- the LOC7456207 gene encoding peptidyl serine alpha-galactosyltransferase, translating into MATLTVLMLVGFLFWIDGGSGLEQEAPYRIHTLFSVECQNYFDWQTVGLMHSFKKAQQPGPITRLLSCTDEEKKNYRGMHLAPTLEVPSMSRHPKTGDWYPAINKPAGIVHWLKYSKDADDVDWVVILDADMIIRGPIIPWELGAEKGRPVAAYYGYLVGCDNILAKLHTKHPELCDKVGGLLAMHIDDLRALAPLWLSKTEEVREDRTHWGTNITGDIYGAGWISEMYGYSFGAAEAGLRHKISEDLMIYPGYIPRKGIEPILIHYGLPFSVGNWSFSKLDHHEDDIVYDCGRLFPEPPYPREVRLLASDLNKKRALFLNLECINTLNEGLLLQHAANGCPKPKWSRYLSFLKSKTFADLTRPKFLAPGSIETKEAANQGGNQEQAVDEPEKPHPKMHTIFSTECTRYFDWQTVGLVHSFHLSGQPGNITRLLSCTDEDLKQYAGHDLAPTHYVPSMSRHPLTGDWYPAINKPAAVLHWLNHADIDAEFIVILDADMILRGPITPWEFKAARGRPVSTPYDYLIGCDNELAKLHTRHPDACDKVGGVIIMHIDDLRKFAMLWLHKSEEVRADKAHYATNITGDIYASGWISEMYGYSFGAAELKLRHLINSEILIYPGYVPEPGVKYRVFHYGLDFKVGNWSFDKANWRDTDVVNKCWAKFPDPPDPLTLDRSNEDILQRDLLSIECGKTLNDALELHHKKRNCPDPHSLSTSKRDTGKEDSSSRKFGRFDGSNAVRSNPVPTKNSEETSPPVPKDGLFGSLRFWVVALWMISGLGFLAVMFMVFSGRKSKGSKSKTYRSRRR; encoded by the exons ATGGCTACACTCACGGTATTGATGCTGgtgggttttttgttttggattgatGGCGGGTCGGGTTTGGAGCAAGAGGCTCCGTATAGGATCCATACTTTGTTCTCTGTGGAGTGCCAGAATTACTTTGATTGGCAAACTGTGGGGCTTATGCATAGTTTCAAGAAGGCCCAGCAACCGGGACCTATAACCAGATTATTGAGTTGTACGGATGAGGAGAAAAAGAATTATAGAGGGATGCATTTGGCACCAACTCTTGAAGTTCCTTCTATGAGTAGGCACCCCAAAACTGGTGATTg GTACCCTGCAATAAACAAACCCGCTGGAATAGTCCACTGGCTTAAATATAGTAAAGATGCAGATGACGTTGATTGGGTTGTCATTCTAGATGCAGACATGATCATTAGAGGTCCAATTATCCCTTGGGAACTTGGTGCAGAGAAAGGCAGGCCTGTTGCTGCATATTATGG ATACTTGGTTGGATGTGACAATATTCTAGCTAAATTGCACACAAAGCACCCTGAACTCTGTGACAAGGTTGGTGGGCTTTTAGCCATGCACATAGATGATCTTCGAGCATTAGCACCCTTGTGGCTTTCAAAGACAGAAGAAGTACGGGAAGATAGAACTCACTGGGGAACCAATATTACTGGCGACATCTATGGGGCAGGATGGATAAGTGAGATGTATGGCTACTCATTTGGTGCAGCTGAA GCTGGACTTCGGCACAAGATCAGTGAGGACCTGATGATCTATCCAGGCTATATTCCACGAAAGGGCATTGAACCTATTCTTATACACTATGGCTTGCCATTTAGTGTGGGGAATTGGTCTTTTTCTAAATTGGATCACCATGAAGATGATATTGTCTATGATTGTGGTCGGCTCTTTCCCGAGCCTCCTTATCCTAGAGAG GTGCGGTTGTTGGCATCTGATCTTAATAAAAAGCGAGCcctgtttttaaatttagagtGTATAAACACTTTGAATGAGGGACTTTTGTTACAGCATGCTGCAAATGGATGTCCTAAGCCTAAATGGTCAAGATACTTGAGTTTTTTGAAGAGCAAAACTTTTGCTGATCTAACTCGGCCAAAATTTCTTGCTCCTGGTAGTATAGAAACCAAGGAGGCTGCAAACCAGGGTGGAAACCAGGAGCAGGCCGTTGATGAACCTGAGAAACCACATCCAAAAATGCACACCATATTTTCCACAGAATGCACTCGTTACTTTGATTGGCAGACTGTAGGCCTTGTCCACAGTTTCCACCTGAGTGGCCAGCCTGGAAATATAACACGGCTTCTCAGCTGCACGGATGAAGACTTAAAACAATATGCAGGCCATGATCTCGCTCCCACCCATTATGTTCCTTCCATGAGCCGGCATCCCCTAACAGGCGATTG GTATCCAGCAATTAATAAACCAGCTGCCGTCCTTCATTGGCTAAATCATGCAGATATTGATGCTGAGTTTATAGTTATTCTTGATGCTGACATGATTTTGAGAGGTCCAATTACACCATGGGAGTTCAAAGCTGCACGTGGCCGTCCGGTTTCAACTCCCTATGA CTACCTAATTGGTTGTGACAATGAGCTTGCTAAACTCCATACACGCCATCCAGATGCTTGTGACAAGGTTGGGGGTGTGATCATCATGCATATAGATGATCTCAGAAAATTTGCCATGCTATGGTTGCATAAATCCGAGGAGGTGCGGGCTGACAAAGCTCATTACGCTACAAATATCACTGGGGATATTTATGCATCGGGCTGGATTAGTGAGATGTATGGCTACTCATTTGGGGCAGCAGAG CTGAAACTGCGGCACCTCATAAACAGCGAGATTTTAATATATCCAGGTTATGTCCCTGAGCCTGGTGTTAAGTATAGAGTTTTCCACTATGGCTTAGATTTTAAAGTTGGGAATTGGAGTTTTGATAAGGCAAACTGGAGAGATACTGATGTGGTCAACAAATGCTGGGCTAAGTTTCCAGATCCACCTGATCCTTTAACACTCGATCGGTCTAATGAGGACATCTTACAAAGAGACCTACTTAGCATAGAATGTGGAAAGACACTGAATGACGCTCTAGAACTGCATCATAAGAAGAGAAATTGCCCTGATCCCCACTCTTTATCCACCTCAAAACGTGATACAGGAAAGGAAGATTCAAGTTCAAGGAAATTTGGCAGGTTTGATGGAAGTAATGCTGTAAGAAGCAACCCTGTGCCCACAAAAAACTCAGAGGAAACATCTCCGCCTGTTCCAAAAGACGGGCTATTTGGTTCTTTGAGGTTCTGGGTTGTTGCTCTGTGGATGATTTCAGGTTTGGGTTTCTTGGCTGTCATGTTCATGGTGTTTTCAGGCCGTAAAAGCAAGGGAAGTAAGAGTAAAACTTATAGAAGCAGAAGAAGATAA
- the LOC7467688 gene encoding uncharacterized protein LOC7467688 isoform X2, giving the protein MVKRENIMFNQSLAFLGFLTFFSFGFMRQPFVFFLQLTSVSSSTSPQGQKETASSSFEHEKEVHCSRERSRAAWKIIDEYLMPFVEKERYKISSRCRLHPENDLYRDQEQHKMHVDINEWRCGYCKKTFYEEKYLDKHFDNRHYDLLNVSHSKCLADVCGVLHCDLVLDSAPHKTKCNPAATGRNKHLCESLADSCFPVNEGTSALRLNEFFLRQFCDAHTCSGGRKPFSKGGKKETSTLYVIISVLVLMLLALFYIFMYLYLRGIKRGSQGLKHISKSGQKKRS; this is encoded by the exons ATGGTTAAGCGTGAGAATATCATGTTTAATCAATCACTAGCATTTCTTGGCTTCCTTACCTTCTTCTCCTTCGGGTTCATGCGCCAACCATTTGTTT TTTTTCTGCAACTGacctctgtttcttcttctacttcgCCTCAG GGTCAAAAGGAAACTGCATCTTCAAG TTTTGAGCACGAGAAAGAAGTGCATTGTTCAAGAGAAAGGAGTAGGGCAGCATGGAAAATAATCGACGAG TATTTGATGCCCTTTGTGGAGAAAGAACGATATAAGATCTCGAGTAGGTGCAGGCTTCATCCAGAGAATGACTTATACAGAGATCAAGAACAGCATAAGATGCATGTAGATATAAATGAATGGCGATGTGGATACTGTAAGAAGACCTTTTATGAAGAGAAGTACCTTGATAAGCATTTTGATAACAGACATTATGATCTGTTGAATGTG AGTCATAGCAAGTGCTTGGCAGATGTATGTGGTGTGTTGCATTGTGATCTTGTGCTGGATTCTGCGCCACACAAGACCAAGTGCAATCCTGCTGCCACAGGACGGAATAAACATCTGTGTGAG AGTCTCGCTGATAGCTGTTTCCCAGTCAATGAGGGTACTTCAGCTCTCCGTCTCAATG AGTTCTTCTTGCGCCAATTTTGTGATGCCCACACTTGCTCTGGAGGTCGGAAGCCATTTTCTAAAGGGGGGAAG AAGGAGACAAGCACACTGTATGTTATAATTTCTGTTCTGGTTTTGATGCTTCTGGCACTTTTCTACATCTTCATGTATTTGTACCTGAG GGGAATAAAAAGGGGCTCCCAAGGGCTGAAGCACATCTCAAAAAGTGGACAGAAGAAAAGGTCTTGA
- the LOC7467688 gene encoding uncharacterized protein LOC7467688 isoform X1 translates to MVKRENIMFNQSLAFLGFLTFFSFGFMRQPFVFFLQLTSVSSSTSPQGQKETASSRSFEHEKEVHCSRERSRAAWKIIDEYLMPFVEKERYKISSRCRLHPENDLYRDQEQHKMHVDINEWRCGYCKKTFYEEKYLDKHFDNRHYDLLNVSHSKCLADVCGVLHCDLVLDSAPHKTKCNPAATGRNKHLCESLADSCFPVNEGTSALRLNEFFLRQFCDAHTCSGGRKPFSKGGKKETSTLYVIISVLVLMLLALFYIFMYLYLRGIKRGSQGLKHISKSGQKKRS, encoded by the exons ATGGTTAAGCGTGAGAATATCATGTTTAATCAATCACTAGCATTTCTTGGCTTCCTTACCTTCTTCTCCTTCGGGTTCATGCGCCAACCATTTGTTT TTTTTCTGCAACTGacctctgtttcttcttctacttcgCCTCAG GGTCAAAAGGAAACTGCATCTTCAAG AAGTTTTGAGCACGAGAAAGAAGTGCATTGTTCAAGAGAAAGGAGTAGGGCAGCATGGAAAATAATCGACGAG TATTTGATGCCCTTTGTGGAGAAAGAACGATATAAGATCTCGAGTAGGTGCAGGCTTCATCCAGAGAATGACTTATACAGAGATCAAGAACAGCATAAGATGCATGTAGATATAAATGAATGGCGATGTGGATACTGTAAGAAGACCTTTTATGAAGAGAAGTACCTTGATAAGCATTTTGATAACAGACATTATGATCTGTTGAATGTG AGTCATAGCAAGTGCTTGGCAGATGTATGTGGTGTGTTGCATTGTGATCTTGTGCTGGATTCTGCGCCACACAAGACCAAGTGCAATCCTGCTGCCACAGGACGGAATAAACATCTGTGTGAG AGTCTCGCTGATAGCTGTTTCCCAGTCAATGAGGGTACTTCAGCTCTCCGTCTCAATG AGTTCTTCTTGCGCCAATTTTGTGATGCCCACACTTGCTCTGGAGGTCGGAAGCCATTTTCTAAAGGGGGGAAG AAGGAGACAAGCACACTGTATGTTATAATTTCTGTTCTGGTTTTGATGCTTCTGGCACTTTTCTACATCTTCATGTATTTGTACCTGAG GGGAATAAAAAGGGGCTCCCAAGGGCTGAAGCACATCTCAAAAAGTGGACAGAAGAAAAGGTCTTGA
- the LOC7467688 gene encoding uncharacterized protein LOC7467688 isoform X4 gives MGLTRKQLTILFLCLCFTVFLQLTSVSSSTSPQGQKETASSSFEHEKEVHCSRERSRAAWKIIDEYLMPFVEKERYKISSRCRLHPENDLYRDQEQHKMHVDINEWRCGYCKKTFYEEKYLDKHFDNRHYDLLNVSHSKCLADVCGVLHCDLVLDSAPHKTKCNPAATGRNKHLCESLADSCFPVNEGTSALRLNEFFLRQFCDAHTCSGGRKPFSKGGKKETSTLYVIISVLVLMLLALFYIFMYLYLRGIKRGSQGLKHISKSGQKKRS, from the exons ATGGGATTGACAAGAAAACAGCTTACTATTCTTTTTCTCTGTCTCTGCTTTACAGTTTTTCTGCAACTGacctctgtttcttcttctacttcgCCTCAG GGTCAAAAGGAAACTGCATCTTCAAG TTTTGAGCACGAGAAAGAAGTGCATTGTTCAAGAGAAAGGAGTAGGGCAGCATGGAAAATAATCGACGAG TATTTGATGCCCTTTGTGGAGAAAGAACGATATAAGATCTCGAGTAGGTGCAGGCTTCATCCAGAGAATGACTTATACAGAGATCAAGAACAGCATAAGATGCATGTAGATATAAATGAATGGCGATGTGGATACTGTAAGAAGACCTTTTATGAAGAGAAGTACCTTGATAAGCATTTTGATAACAGACATTATGATCTGTTGAATGTG AGTCATAGCAAGTGCTTGGCAGATGTATGTGGTGTGTTGCATTGTGATCTTGTGCTGGATTCTGCGCCACACAAGACCAAGTGCAATCCTGCTGCCACAGGACGGAATAAACATCTGTGTGAG AGTCTCGCTGATAGCTGTTTCCCAGTCAATGAGGGTACTTCAGCTCTCCGTCTCAATG AGTTCTTCTTGCGCCAATTTTGTGATGCCCACACTTGCTCTGGAGGTCGGAAGCCATTTTCTAAAGGGGGGAAG AAGGAGACAAGCACACTGTATGTTATAATTTCTGTTCTGGTTTTGATGCTTCTGGCACTTTTCTACATCTTCATGTATTTGTACCTGAG GGGAATAAAAAGGGGCTCCCAAGGGCTGAAGCACATCTCAAAAAGTGGACAGAAGAAAAGGTCTTGA
- the LOC7467688 gene encoding uncharacterized protein LOC7467688 isoform X3, with the protein MGLTRKQLTILFLCLCFTVFLQLTSVSSSTSPQGQKETASSRSFEHEKEVHCSRERSRAAWKIIDEYLMPFVEKERYKISSRCRLHPENDLYRDQEQHKMHVDINEWRCGYCKKTFYEEKYLDKHFDNRHYDLLNVSHSKCLADVCGVLHCDLVLDSAPHKTKCNPAATGRNKHLCESLADSCFPVNEGTSALRLNEFFLRQFCDAHTCSGGRKPFSKGGKKETSTLYVIISVLVLMLLALFYIFMYLYLRGIKRGSQGLKHISKSGQKKRS; encoded by the exons ATGGGATTGACAAGAAAACAGCTTACTATTCTTTTTCTCTGTCTCTGCTTTACAGTTTTTCTGCAACTGacctctgtttcttcttctacttcgCCTCAG GGTCAAAAGGAAACTGCATCTTCAAG AAGTTTTGAGCACGAGAAAGAAGTGCATTGTTCAAGAGAAAGGAGTAGGGCAGCATGGAAAATAATCGACGAG TATTTGATGCCCTTTGTGGAGAAAGAACGATATAAGATCTCGAGTAGGTGCAGGCTTCATCCAGAGAATGACTTATACAGAGATCAAGAACAGCATAAGATGCATGTAGATATAAATGAATGGCGATGTGGATACTGTAAGAAGACCTTTTATGAAGAGAAGTACCTTGATAAGCATTTTGATAACAGACATTATGATCTGTTGAATGTG AGTCATAGCAAGTGCTTGGCAGATGTATGTGGTGTGTTGCATTGTGATCTTGTGCTGGATTCTGCGCCACACAAGACCAAGTGCAATCCTGCTGCCACAGGACGGAATAAACATCTGTGTGAG AGTCTCGCTGATAGCTGTTTCCCAGTCAATGAGGGTACTTCAGCTCTCCGTCTCAATG AGTTCTTCTTGCGCCAATTTTGTGATGCCCACACTTGCTCTGGAGGTCGGAAGCCATTTTCTAAAGGGGGGAAG AAGGAGACAAGCACACTGTATGTTATAATTTCTGTTCTGGTTTTGATGCTTCTGGCACTTTTCTACATCTTCATGTATTTGTACCTGAG GGGAATAAAAAGGGGCTCCCAAGGGCTGAAGCACATCTCAAAAAGTGGACAGAAGAAAAGGTCTTGA